The following coding sequences lie in one Myxococcales bacterium genomic window:
- a CDS encoding type II toxin-antitoxin system VapB family antitoxin yields MPTNLAIDDDLLETAKKVGGHRTKRETVNFALREYIRRHRQLALLEAFGTIDFDPTWDYKKDRKKR; encoded by the coding sequence GTGCCCACCAACCTCGCCATCGACGACGACTTGCTTGAAACCGCCAAGAAGGTGGGCGGGCATCGGACCAAGCGTGAGACGGTCAACTTCGCGCTGAGGGAGTACATCCGACGCCACCGGCAGCTTGCGCTGCTCGAAGCGTTCGGGACCATCGATTTCGATCCGACGTGGGACTACAAGAAGGATCGCAAGAAGCGGTGA
- a CDS encoding PIN domain-containing protein, translating to MIVLDTSVLSLAFRRRAAGARVDPRVGALAALIEVGDLLAVPGIVVQEVLSGVRAPAQFDRLAGLLAPLPVLLADRSHHVRAAQVANACRRRGVTVSVVDALIAAQTIEHRGRLFTADRDFEHIAQHSELRLFRIRED from the coding sequence GTGATCGTCCTCGACACGTCGGTGCTGTCGCTCGCGTTTCGGCGGCGCGCCGCTGGTGCGCGCGTCGACCCTCGCGTGGGCGCGCTGGCGGCGCTGATTGAAGTCGGCGACTTGCTCGCGGTGCCCGGAATCGTCGTCCAAGAGGTGCTGTCCGGCGTACGCGCTCCCGCGCAGTTCGACCGCCTCGCCGGCCTGCTGGCGCCGCTTCCGGTCTTGTTGGCGGACCGCTCCCACCACGTCCGTGCCGCGCAAGTCGCGAATGCGTGTCGAAGGCGCGGCGTCACGGTTTCGGTCGTCGACGCGCTGATCGCAGCGCAGACCATCGAGCACCGTGGCCGCCTGTTCACGGCGGACCGCGACTTCGAGCACATCGCCCAGCACTCGGAGCTCCGGCTGTTCCGCATCCGAGAAGACTAG